GCCTCCTCAGGCTTCAACTTCGCTGCTCCGTCAAGTTCCACCCCTGCAAAGCACCATatctaaagaaagaaaaaaaatatatatatatgtatatataataaaaaatataataaaataaaagttgaaGGGTTCATGATGGTGGTGGGTGTGAACACCACCGaaagcaaaaaattaaaattaaaaaatgatggtggacgacaccatgtgaaaaaatagtaatataaaaaatcataaagtcCTTTGGTACttctggcaccatgtgcaaactatatatatgtatatatatatcatggattgtgcatctggcaccatgtaaaagaaaagaaaaaaaaaaaaaaaatatatatatatatatatatatatatatataaatgaatggtggatcagcacCATGTGAAATATATACAGATGCACcatgtaaaagaaaagaaatatatatatatatatataaaatgaatggtggatcagcaccaggtgatatatatatatatatatatattgaatgaAGAAAGCCTCATTTATTGATTTCTCTGAAAATTTGCAGAAATGTACATTTTAcatcagtaaaaaaaaaagagcaaacaggatggagccttcacgAAGGTTACTCGTGTGAAGCCtcatcactcggcggaactccaggaagaagatgagtcggaggttgatcatttggagcttcattacgcggtacagccccagaagacgaaggtaactGTTTTTGGAGCAAAcacacaaacctctgatgatcaagtaaaatctgaccatcagattcctacatctggtcaatcttcctcttcatgtttgtagcatagttatgtgcgagcctgtgcaactatttattctcatgcttaagccctctaatctcctgtttgagacttatcacttcagccaccaatgattcaacttgacgggtttgagcaaatagacgttgggccatattagacacagaacctgcacactaaacattgagagccagagaatccttaacagccaactcatcagaccgtttggaaagtagtctgttatctttgggagtgataaGGTTTCTGGCcatcaccgcagcggtcatatcattcttcaccaccgaatcccaaacggtaaaaggaccagtaagggatatgaaggatgggcgccatatattgtctggagaaggcaggactgcctcttcaccaaggttcaagtcaaaacgacggtcggagggtccagacattttcaaaggtgttgaagaaagaagaggtcggacaaatcaagatcttagaaatgcaagaaaggagtttctacaagcgaaaattcaagtgtgctttgaaacgaactgtgtgcctctataaaaatcagcactagacggagctcagaaatcgaagaggcaagctcagaaatcgaagaggcacttgctttccCAGAcacgtcagcacccgtcacacgcaaactcaactttgcggaaatcatgggcaatttgtcgaagcgccaatcccagatatcgaagaggtgctagtctttttcagcctcgtcaacacctgtcacatgcacactcagcttggcgaaAATTAcagacaatttgtcgaagatttctgatgaagaagaaagcacgtgaagtgatactgatcaatcactcaatggttaccgacacgagtgaaagaatagtacctctacaggtattaaagcaCTTCCTATAACTATCCACATTCACCATCCATAACAAGGCaaacatacagaacctttcttcatctctgagaatgccttcCTAACAAAGCTTATCGAGTCACTCATTATTCCTTATTCCTTGAGGTACATCTGCAAataaatgacaccaaagcagaagtatctcatatcactagggtaaaaagtaagagtatctcatatcatgctttctctatgtcctttcctttgtccttgttcttacctgcaaagacaaggataaagaaagcaatatgccgaaacctccactcaaactcgggtaaggaatcgactacctggaacctttgcctggttgttTACCtggtattgctctcgagtacttgtCTTcagctgctgatgtacttccgaagaagatgccacatttgcctcgagaacagataaggtaagtgaaaatgataccttgcagcatgtggagacaacatgcataagaaacaaacagagaagaatgcagcctacacagtcaactcagcagaaggagtctgagttgaggaactcaagaagctaccacatctgcctggagaacaaataaggaaatgcggcatgcacaatcaactcagcagaaggagtccgagttgaaaaattagagagaaagaaggggtctgagttgaatccaagagctcgagaagcttcaacaacatattgacggcaccatcgccaaagagcaaagtctCGCTGTGCAACGCTATCAAATCGCCACttcttcgaaagcaagagtatttcaaATCATGATTTCTCtctgtccttttctttgtcctttttcTTACTTGCGGGACAATGAGAAATAAAGCAATcaaccagcacttggtatcaatcttccgatctggaaccgactgcctggaacccttccctAATTGCTCACCTAGCCGTGTTCTCgaatactcatcttcaacatcttatgcttcctcttcgtttACCACATCTGCCAGAAGAACATATAAggtaagggaaaatgatacattgaagcatgtggagacaagcacaacaaagcatgtgccgattcatccgctacttcttcaaaatcaaaagtatctcatatcatcagggttgcaatcactctggtggaggactcgttttgacccttaaattcttagGTCAActcgctaggcgttgtgggctgcacgtgccgattcaccacccttgaatcaaatccttaaagatcaagtcaccaactggaaaaaaagcccatcaatcttgaaaatcataccgttgaccaaactgctcatgtgtgaattagaaagattgaacaaaacaACAAGtcatcaccttcacctcgtgcctgcttgccatgtgttcgagtcaaccttcaagaatcaagcctcaacggcccttgaagaagcttccagccaaattcaagatcaagcctcgacggcccttgaggaaatcacaagtccgattcaagatcaatcgtccaccacccttgaatcaaatccagttcaagaataagctgaggaaagtcaacaattggaggaatccagaaaatcctccaacccagttcaagatcaaaactgtggaaagtcaacaaagcacaaaaaacaaatacgtgccaattcatccactgtcaaagccaaagatcatctaccacatgaagctccaatttcaaccttcaagatcaagcctcgacgacccttgaagaaattttcaaccttcaagatcaagcctcaacggtccttgaagaaatctccaacccaattcaagatcaagcctcgacggcccttagatcgacatctacattaagggacttcaaaacgtatctcctacacgtgacaagcacatgtatacgacgcgccttgaagtgggggcatttgtagacatcgaaattttggtaaataaatgttgaccgataaatcaaagtttcaacgcttatgtattacataaattttacatgtaGCGTGTGActtgacgaaaaattgaaatgagtcggaaaagtcatcaaacaggacacgtgtcaacacctggcagaaacgacttatgtcatctggaatattatattcaatattaggccttggaaaattctataaatagaagccaatttcattcatttcggggaaccaattcatatgacaccaaaaccttgaagctctcAAGCTCTGAAActtcgaagctctcaagcatccaggttcccgaagaatcaagaaagccctcttcgttcttcgttcatcgttcttccaagatcaagccccgacggcccttggatcaacaatcatccaccttcaagatcaagccccaacggccctttgaagaacttccacaaattcaagatcaagccctaaaagcccttgaagaacttccaccaattcaagatcaagccccgacggcccttgaagaaagtgttcatcgttcatcattcgttcatcctaagatcaagccccaacggtcctttggatcaacaacgtcgacaaatccacacatccaaccgtcctttaagatcaaagcccaaaagcctttaaaggtccgttcatcaccgttattcaagatcaagcccaaaagcccttgaatatCCGTCAATCATTGTTCTTCAACATCAAGCCCAAAaatccttgaagatccattcattacCGTTATTCATGATCAAgactcaacggcccttgaaaaaacgctcatcctcaagatcaagccccaacggctccttgaagatccgctcaaatccaccttcaagatcaagcccacggcccttgaagaacgttcatccttagatcaagcccaacggccctttggatcaatcgcacatccacaaatcaacaccttacggagatcgaatcagatgatcaaatttgagagagattgtaatccaaaatcatcaaatacatatattattttgtgcacgtgttcttgtctcgtttgtttcaggaaaatttcatGTTCACAAATTGGTTTTATCTACTTTGGAGCAGGTTGTTTAAGTTTTGATCTCTTCGTTGTTGTAATTGGTTGTATCTTTGTTATGGTTGACATCTGGTAGCTGCCTTTTGGCCTTTCATCATAATTTGCTTTGattagaaaaaaacaaaatttgtctACGATGTGTTTGAGAAAAAGCCTTAAAGAAAAGCTCTTAGCTTAATTACTCTTAACTTAGGAACATTATATGTTTATTATGTGTTTAAGGAAGCATTAAACAcaaatttttagtttatttactcTAACTTACCAATATGATATGTTTATCTAGTGTTCAAGGAAGCCTTGTAGAAAAATTCTTAATCTATTTACTCTAACTTAGCATCAGGATGTTAAGGACAATAAACATTGGATTTTATGTTGATGGATGAGTCATTCTTGGACTGGATTCCAAGTGACTAGAATCTCCTATAAAATATGAATCATCAGTTTCCAACAATACAATATTGTATTGAGACCAATGAACGAACTTCTTAGTCCTTAAGGTTTTGATCCACTATAAcctaagaaaaacaaaactgtcATCACTAAGAAATTATTACTTTGCTCTAAAAAAACATCCACTCCATGTCTTCCGAAGCCAATGGTTCTATGGTCCTCAATTTTTCGTATTAGTTCAAAGTATCTAACTGGATAAATCTCAGGTTTCTTcacaaaaacaagaaacaacaaaattattaaaattaattggatttaCATTGTACAATTTAGAATAAAAATCTATTTCATATCTCTCAGGAGAATCCaaaaaaacaaatgtgaaatATGTTCCATGTTGTTTTTTCTTATGTAGTCATCTGTCAATATCGCTACCATATACGGTGTTGTGTTGGCATTCGCTACATGAGTTTAAGAAgtacaaacaaaaaaagaaaaggcaatttACAAATGAGTGATCAgtgaaacaagaaaaacatgtgtgtgtgtgtgtatacatgtGGAGCTTGGTTCCTTCTCATCCAACATATCGTGCACTTTTTTATTTGGCATGTTTTCGGCCAATGTACCAGGAGGCCTATTGTTCTTGAGAAACTGATGAATGTTGTCATATTTTATACGAGATTCTATTCCAACAATAATAAGACGCTTGGAATCCAGTGCAAGAATGACCACTCTATAAGTATAAAATTCAATATTTATCGCCTGTGTCACCTTGTTGCCAAGTTGGAGTAAACCGATtaagaatttttatttaaatcttTGCTCAAACACTTTGACAAACATATCCTTTTGCCAAGTTGGAGTAAACAAATTAAGAATTTTTCTTTGAGGCTATTCCTcatacatttttttgtttttttgttttttttatgtcaaagcaaatttcaaaaaaaataaacatcaaAGTTCAAGTATGCCATACCTACAAGGCTAAAATAAACATTCTAAAGTCCAAacttcaaaaaaaatatttcacttAAAATAAACATTCTACCTAAAAtcataaattcaaataaaaattcaagATCCCATGTCTTGCACATACTTCTTCTCTTCAAGCTTTCAAGTTCAACACCTAGGCGGTCTAAGGGACAACATAACACAAATATAATGAGATCAACTCAAAAGAGCTAAAATATTGAAGTTCGCACTCCCCAAAAAGAGATTGTGAAAAAcagatacatacatatacatacatataatcAATCAAGTATTATACGACAAATCAACACTCTTACAATACAATTCTTAGTAATGTTTAATAGCTTCTTCACAAGGAGATTCTGTTAAACAGaaacatctatatatatatatatatatatatatatatatatattaacgtCATTCATATAAAACAAGAATATGGAAACATATGGATGTTATTTTAATCCAAACACACGAGGAAAATGAATCAATGTAAAACACAACCTGTCCAACCTTTCTTGGCCACTTCTCAACTTTTAAAAGATCAACGGAGCCTTCCTATTGGATTGGTAAACAAATTTGAATGATTACTAAGCTGTCCTCAGTTACCACCAATAGTCAATGATGAACCTATCAAATATCAATTATTTGATTACTAAGCCATCACCTACAACTGGAACAGgtcttttcaaatttcaataaaaatgaaTCCTTCCAAATGAATCCCTCCCTCTACCCCATTCCCAAGTCTTTAAATTTCAATACAACCCTTCGAGATTGGTTAACACGATGCTACTTTTATAGgaggaaaaattaataattcatATCGTTCGAGTTGAATGAACAAATAAATAGAACAGAAAATTAAAACGGATAAATCGCTGCTACTTTTATATGATTCTCTAATTTGAATGAACAGAAAAGTGAGCGGAATGACTAACCTTTTGGAATCGAGGTTGGATCTGGGATGTCGAAAGGGTCGAGAGGAAGCTCGCAGGTCGCGAGGGAGGACTGAGGGAGAGCGATTCTGACCGCTGGGCTAAGGCGTGAGTGAGCTGGGATTGAGAAGGTACACAGGAAGAGGAGAGGATGAGGGAAGGTGCTGTGAGGGACTCTCACAACGAACTGAACGAAGTAGGGTTAAtttcagaaagaaagaaaatcgatTGTTTTCTTAGTAGGGTAAAAACAACATCGTCTTTTATATAACTTCCGTTCAGTTCCGAAACTGAACCAGACCATTTCGATTTGGTTCAGTTTTTtcattttggttcggttttttcttCGATTCGTTTATTTCAATTACAGTTTGGCTTTCAATCCGATTTTTTCAGTTTTCGGTTTTTCGAACTCAACCCTATTTTCCATGCTATGTGTCTGATTGGTTGGAGTGTGTCATTTGTTAGATGcaataagaaattatttttaggATGCTGAAATATCTTAAAAATACTTAAGAACAATCGTTAAgatattattaaattaataatatcCTAAGAATATCTTTCgagatttttatttctttgaacaAATTAACAAAGGAGATGTCTTCTACCCGGAAAGATTAAAGGTAGGAATCTGTTTTCTacatttaatttatttgtcattATCTCATTGTCTTTGACAgcagaatttgagaaagttgtaGTCTGCAGTTTAAGGCTTTTTGGTAGTTGAACGGATAGTAGAATAAAATTGAGTATCACTAATTATTAAGGGCATTCTCGATAATAATGAATAAAAGTTTATTCCATAATTTTACAGATTATTCTTTGCTCCACAAACCCCCTCTTACTAAGtgatttgatgaatcgacatGCACTATCTTTCTAGTCTTATGTAATGGCCAAGTCAACTAAAAGGGAAAAATTAGGAATTCtagatttataaataaaatgataTGCACTATCTTTCTAGTCTTATGTAATGGCCAAGTCGATATGCACCTtggagattaaaattttaaattaaatctACAAATAAAACCTTCTAATTAAaatagaacatgaataagaaatatgagataaaaatgtaatttcatacaaccaaattttgtttttttttttcaaagcttcacctacatgtaatcctaacatatctctaattaaaaaaattaaaaaaattgttctGCTCCCatattctctatcactctcttcctctctccttctatttcaaaaaaaaaaatatatataaattctcacacactttatgtgtgcccatatgctaatatgatttataaaatttagtcgTTCTAACTTTTCTCAAGTTTcaacaatcaaaagaaaaaaacacaaaaacagtaTAAAGTGAGACTAAAAACTAGAAAAGAATGATTATCAACGAACCCTTTAAGATTTTTACGTGCAAGAGTTCACCATCATTtgcctcataaaaaatagaaGTTTTCAAAGGAGTGACTTTCATAGCCACATCTCATACAATGTTTCCATTCTagtagtttaaataaaattagcaTCAATCCAAAAATTCGTTTAAGCAAATGATTCCCCTATCATGTGAAAAATTAGCAGTTAACTTGATAGTGTAACAGACCGATAAAAATTTTGAAGAGTTCTGTTCACCGGAACATTTTGCCCGTAGCTTTGccgttttaatttttaatggaTGAGATCGGTCTGCCATGCACAACCAGCACAAGTGGCAGCAGCCCACCATCATTGCCATGCTGAATGTCCTTATCTATCCTTCAGCTTATTCTGGGACATAAGTCTATGTCTGGGTTGATGATTTGTCAAATCTGTACTGAAAAATGTTTAATACTACTCCGAAAGTTTAAACTATTGCCACGTTCTCctcttttatattttctaaacatttttatgaaaaaaaacaaaaaacaaaaaacactaataaaaagaatttgaaaattttaaattttaacgataatgataaaataaagaacaaagtgaatagtattaaaactaattttcaatgtaaaaatatgattttttttttttaaatgaacagtaccaaaagattttcgttaaagttcctgaACAAAAACACGTCTGATTATATGCGGTCAAAACACAATAATATGTCACAGGGTTCGATGACAGTTCAGATTATACTTACTATTTTAGTTAGATATAATAATTTGTTATCTGATAATACTGATTGAATTAGTTAGAGTTTTAGAGTAATATCAGACTAAAATTTGACTATTTAATAAGTATTGTAGATTGTACCAGATAAGAGATTTTTAGATTGCTATCCCTTTTCGTTCATTGCTCggaccaaattaaaaaaaaattaaaaaagaaaacccaGGTCGTTTTCTTCCTTTCTACATCATCTTTCCCACCAGTAAACCCCATTGATGAACCTTCCAATCTAGTAAAACCCACCTCTTACTGAAGAACACTACAATCCAAGCTCCAAATCCGAAAACTTTTTAATTTCCAGGAAACATGATCCCGATTGATTGAAATCCACTCTTCAAAATCTAGCATTCGGATGCACAtgaaaaatggcaaaaaaattGCATGTAGATTGGGGTCTGcattaaaaatatcaaaaaacccagaaatcccaAACGGCagacaaattaaaaattaagcCATGAAGATAGACGAAGAAAAACTTCGGTTGGACAAGAAGAAGATTGAACATAGAAGAAGCAGATTCGCTAGAGCAAGTCCATCGGTGTCAACTCAGATTCGCCAAATGATTCAACATAAGAGCAGTTTCACCCCTAAAAAGTCATCTGGGCAATAGAGAATTCAATTCCCTGAATACAAACTCTATTCTTAAATTGAATAATTAGGCAAtttgtattaaaatattttttttataaaataataaaaataacttatttttaattttgaataggatttttaaatttgaatacaattttgtgaatagatttttaagtttatttgcaAGCATAAGTATGTGAAAATTTTGTAAGAAAGATTAGTTGAAAGTAATTGCAAATATTGCAATGTGGTGTAAGGCGGAGGATAATGgttagatatatatattttttaataatttttattaacttAACTAATCTGGATCATTAGACtacaaaaattttgaaattccaTAGCCTAGATTTTGACATGTGCCCAATGGTAAcatttctgtttttttcttttcattttctaatCCAAAAAACTTAGAccgttgataaaaaataaaacagtcCAGATTATGCCATGTCATCTAGCCATTGGGGTTagatttcaagtttttttttacagttggaAATTCAAAGGCCCAAAAAATAGTCATTGGATCCAACGGCCTATAGAATGAGCCACGTCGCCCCCTATCTGGACTCCATTAGTGCGCCTACCGCACTGCACTCTTGTCGGAAACACGCATCCACGCACGCGTGTCTTCCACAGGTCTggctcccaaaaaaaaaaatcccttcaCATGGCTGACGTTAACCTTGCGTCACATGTTCAACTAATTAATAATACGCTATAGTATATAAGCCTCCTTATCATTTGGGTTCACACATATGGCATATCCCGTATAAATTGGTTGTTTAATCCAAGCTCTCTCACATTCCAACCTTTTTATTTCTTGAGTAAATTAAACTAGTTGCCATATTACCATCACCATGGTCAGTGAAAATAAAAGGCTAGTCGAGGAGGTGTCTGGTTGGCTAAGAGTCTTTGACGATGGTTCAGTCGATCGTAGGTGGACTGGACCTCCTGAGGTCCAGTTCATGGTGGAGCCTGTGGCGCCCCATGATGAATTTGTCGACGGAGTTTCCACAAAAGATGTTGTGGCCGGCAAATCATCTGGACTTCGCATCCGACTATATTTACCGAAGCGAAAGCCGGAGGATGACGACACCAAGCTACCAATAATCCTCCATTTCCACGGGGGTGGCTTTTGCATGAGTCAAGCTGATTGGTACATGTACTACCACATATACACTAAACTATCTCGCTCCACGAATGCCATTGTAGCGTCTCTCTATCAGAGGCTCGCACCGGAGCACCGTCTCCCGGCTGCCATTGACGACGGCTATTCCGCTCTCCTTTGGCTCCGGTCATTGGCTCGAGGCGAGCAAAACGAGCCACTCCTCAGCCACGCAGACTTTAACCGAGTGTTCCTTATTGGGGATAGCACCGGAGGGAACATAGTCCACCACTTGGCGGCTCAAGCGGGGACTGCGGACCTGAGTCCCTTAAGAATTGCCGGCGGGATTTTAATCCACCCCGGTTTCGTACGAGCGGAGCGGAGCAAGTCGGAGTTGGAGCAACCTCAGTCACCTTTCCTTACCCTAGATATGGTGGACAAGTTCTTAGATTTAGCCCTTCCAGTGGGGTCCACCAAGAACCATCCCATAACTTGTCCGATGGGTCCCGAGGCCGCACCGTTGGATAATCTGAAGCTTCCGCCGTTCCTTCTCTGCGTTGCTTCCAAGGACTTGATGGTAGACACGGAAATGGAGTACTTTGAGGCCATGAAGAAGGCCGACAAGGATGTGGAGCTTCTAATCAACGAGGGGGTGAGTCATAGCTTTTATCTGAACAAGATTGCCGTCGACACTGACCCGGACACAGCCGCAGAAACTGAGCGTCTGATTGCAGGGATCAAACAGTTTATCAAGAACACTACGATTGAAGGACTTTGACCCTTTTGATTGTTTCAGACTGCGAATATCTATGGTAAAATTagccatatatatatgttcatgaTTCTCACTTTTGTGTTTAATGAACTTTTAGCTATATTTATCATATGACGTTTTAATAAAGCATTTTATGttgtaaaatattattttatctcTGGGTTAGTATATGTAATATGTTAGTTAAgacttttttttatgtaaattctAAGAATACTCTAATGAGATGAAAAATGATGCTCTAATTTCTCCTCTCATTATCTTTCTCATCTCTCTCTATTCTTACtccatattttattttcaacacATTATTAGATGCCCCTATACaattttagattttcttttgtaCCAAGTTTCATTATCTATTATATTTTCCGagtgcccccccccccccgggcgCCCCCCAAACAATATTTCACGCGACCGTGATCGGAGGGTTTGGTAGGTAATCGGGTATTGTCTGGTTTTGGGTCGGATTCAAAGAAACCGTGCCACTCTTCGGCGAGAACGAAGGTGATGAGGAGTTGAGGGTTTTCTGAAGATAGTAGCTTGATGATGTTAGTTGCAGGGTAAGTCGACCAGGAAAGAACTGAGGGAGGAAAGGGCGAGTGCGATCCCAGATGTCAAAAAGGATACCTGGTCTGTTGGTCAGTGGCATAAATGTAATAACGCAAATTTAGAGGTCAAAATCGAAATATAATCACTGTAATTATAAACAATATATATGAACAATATTTCAAATGGgttttagtataaattaaattttaaatttataccaAGTTTCATATCTATATCTACGGATCGCTATCACAGCTATACTGTGCTTAAAATTATTCATGGCTTTGACTTGCTGTGACAAACGTTGGGTTATTGTAAGTCCCCACTCCCCCCAACAACTCCCGAAGATACACAAATGTAGGGTTGCTGTAAGTCCCTCCCTCCCCCAAACAGACTACTACTTGTGCTTAATTAGTATTCCAACCCAATTGGCTTACGGAGACTAATATGCATGCAGGGATCACAAAGTTATTTAACCCTTTTATTTACCTGGATGAATCTATATCGTTTTATATCTCTCTCAACTGTATGTGTATCTACCATTTAACAGTGCCGCGAGTCAGTTAGAAGCCAAAACATGGACAATGGCTTTGTCTCGTCAAAAGAGCAGCCAGTTTGATGCAGTGTAGAATTTGTAATACTGCTGACCACGCGACTCAGGACTGCCCAGATAATAATGGCATGTTTTCGTTTTCTTCCCCTCGGATCATCCTTTTATTCACTTTGTGTTATCTAGTCATTGATTTGTTGATCCTTGTGTTAAAAGGGGTTTGGTTTCGTGTGCTCCCGTTgtagttttgtttgtgtttttcagGTAATAGTAAAATACCGAAATTAATGGAGGGGAAGGGCGGGCGTTCAACTCACTGTGacgttttcgtgtcatttatAGGAGACTTGGAGAAAGGTTATATTAATCTTGGTGCAATAGAAATGTTGCTCTTTCGTGACCAATACGTCACAGGTTCGAGTTGAAAACAATTCTTTTTGCAAAGCAAGAGTAAAGCTGCGTACAATAAACGTTCCTACTCGGACCCTTGCAAAGTGGGAAGCCTTGTTAGCTTATGATTGGCCTTTTTTTATAGTAAAATACCCAAATTATTGGAGGGGAAGGGCTGACGTTCAACTCATAAGTGGTCCCAGTTGCAAAGCTAGAAATCCTTCTCAGGAGGGGCCTTTAAGACATATAAAAGAAATTAGACTAAATATAGCAAATAATTAGTTGGAGAAAGTTTtacgccttttttttttattagcataGAAAATTTATGAAACAAGAGTGATAGAGCTTCAAAATTTTTACGAAAAGTATTGATCATTATATCATAAAACAAAACTTTCTTACgagctttaataaaaaaaataaaaaataaaaagtaagatTCGAAC
This is a stretch of genomic DNA from Malus domestica chromosome 02, GDT2T_hap1. It encodes these proteins:
- the LOC103407409 gene encoding carboxylesterase 15-like — its product is MVSENKRLVEEVSGWLRVFDDGSVDRRWTGPPEVQFMVEPVAPHDEFVDGVSTKDVVAGKSSGLRIRLYLPKRKPEDDDTKLPIILHFHGGGFCMSQADWYMYYHIYTKLSRSTNAIVASLYQRLAPEHRLPAAIDDGYSALLWLRSLARGEQNEPLLSHADFNRVFLIGDSTGGNIVHHLAAQAGTADLSPLRIAGGILIHPGFVRAERSKSELEQPQSPFLTLDMVDKFLDLALPVGSTKNHPITCPMGPEAAPLDNLKLPPFLLCVASKDLMVDTEMEYFEAMKKADKDVELLINEGVSHSFYLNKIAVDTDPDTAAETERLIAGIKQFIKNTTIEGL